One region of Salvia miltiorrhiza cultivar Shanhuang (shh) chromosome 3, IMPLAD_Smil_shh, whole genome shotgun sequence genomic DNA includes:
- the LOC131017486 gene encoding glycine-rich RNA-binding protein 2-like, with the protein MRDAIEGMIEQELDGRKITVNEAQSGGGGGGGFLGPRREGGGGGGGYGRREGGGGGGYGGGGGGGYGRRESGGGYGGGGGEGYGHHEGGYGGSRGGGYGGDRGYGGGASKGDWRN; encoded by the coding sequence ATGAGGGATGCGATCGAGGGGATGATCGAACAGGAATTGGACGGCCGTAAAATCACCGTCAACGAGGCTCAGTCcggcggtggaggcggcggaggtTTCCTTGGCCCACGCCGCGAGGGTGGAGGAGGCGGTGGTGGTTACGGGCGCCGTGagggtggcggtggcggtggctatggaggcggcggtggtggtggttacGGGCGCCGCGAGAGTGGCGGTGGCTatggaggcggcggtggtgagGGATATGGCCATCATGAGGGCGGTTACGGTGGCAGTCGTGGAGGTGGGTATGGCGGCGACCGTGGCTACGGCGGTGGCGCTTCTAAGGGAGACTGGAGGAATTAG